A window of Bombus terrestris chromosome 4, iyBomTerr1.2, whole genome shotgun sequence genomic DNA:
TTTGAGTTTGAGTTTGAGTTTGAGTTTGAGTTTGAGTTTGAGTTTGAGTTTGAGTTTGAGTTTGAGTTTGAGTTTGAGTTTGAGTTTGAGTTTGAGTTTGAGTTTGAGTTTGAGTTTGAGTTTGAGTTTGAGTTTGAGTTTGAGTTTGAGTACTTACCGACTCCACCGTCATAAGGGCCGCTGTAACCTTCCACGTGAGCAGGTCCGGCGACAGAAGCAGTAACAACAGCGGATCCAGCAACAGCACCAGAAACTTGAACCGGTCCAGCAACGGATCCAGAGAGTTTGGCTGGCCCTATAGATGGAGCAGCCACCATGGTCGCTCCAAGGTGAGGTCCAGCAACACTGGTTGGTCCCAAGGCGGGTCCAGCGATTGCTACTCCATGAGAATATCCGAGGTGACCTCCGTAAAGTCCACCATGATATCCACCATAAATAGCCTCTCGGCGCAGCCGCGGAGCAGCTGCGACGAACGCGAAGAGAGCTGTCAGAATTaactaaaaatttcaaaattaatggtAAGTATCGCCAAATTTATACTTAGTCAATGAGTAAATTATTTTGCGAAgatttaatgtttaaaattgaCGCTAAAGTCTAGTACATTCCCGTCCATGCTACGAGTTCACAGAAAGTTTCTTAAATAATcactaaaatattaatttctaatttaacgtAATTTCGAACTAGAGAAGCCAACCGAAATAAAACACACATAATATAGGGTATGAGCAAACCGTTAGTctatataaattcttaaattattCTATCAAGATTTAGTGTTTAAAACTAGCACACAACTGAAAGTAATGGTGTCCAATTTAGAACTTTTCCATCCACTCAAGAACTCCACAGAGAGTTGCTAAACAATcaatagaatattaatttccaAACAGAAACAATTTCGCAGCGCGAAGGTATTCAAAGGAAAAACACCGAGAATATAAAATCACG
This region includes:
- the LOC100651155 gene encoding cuticle protein 64-like, giving the protein MKAFLILTALFAFVAAAPRLRREAIYGGYHGGLYGGHLGYSHGVAIAGPALGPTSVAGPHLGATMVAAPSIGPAKLSGSVAGPVQVSGAVAGSAVVTASVAGPAHVEGYSGPYDGGVGLGYTGPAYSYTGYPGYAGYSGYAGAGSHGVVIAGPASHGAVLAGPASHGAVLSGPQSGSAAVSGPNAGSVVIAGPSGKITTHGTGFGGIHTGHGH